AGTCAAGAGATTATTCATTCGAACATTCTTCTTTTTCTCTTCCCGTCCGGGCGACTTGTCAGTCGTTGTTCCCGGTCAGTGGAGGCGCATTATAGGGAGTTCTCAGAAGGCCGCAACCCCTAAAATACAAATAATTTACCGACCGCTGAATCTTTCATCAAATGATGTTTAAAGCGGCAATTCCTGGATACTTCTGAAGCCATATGCCTGTAAAACAGGCAGCAAACTTTGCGCCTCTGCAGTCATCGCCATGCAGTAGGCGACACACTCGATTTCCACATCGGCTTTTCTTTCAGGAATTGGCACATGAGAAGTTTCAATTAACCAATGCGCACGCCTCGCAATCGCAGAACCCGAGTCGATCATACGCGTACCATCAGGCAAAACCTGTGACAGCTCTTGCGAAAGCAACGGGAAATGCGTGCAACCTAAGACCACCGTGTCTGGCGGTTCACGTAAACGCAACCAAGGATGCAGGATTTTCTTCAACGCCGCTAACGAAACCTCTTCACCATGCAGCTTCGCTTCCGCAAGTTCTACCAGTTCCGCCGAACCCAGCATCAGAATCTGACAATCCGTCGCAAAGCGTGCGACCAGATCATGCGTATAAGGACGCTGAACTGTCGCACGGGTCGCCAGCAATCCGACCACACCATTACGCGTTAATTTAGCTGCAGGTTTGATTGCCGGGACAACCCCGACAACAGGACAACTGAATTTGGCGCGTAATGCGGGGAGAGAAACGGTGCTCGCAGTGTTGCAGGCGATGACAATAATAGAAAGGGGATGGCGTTTCGCAACAGCGGTGACAATCTCCACCACGCGCTCAACGATAAACTCTTCGGATTTCTCGCCGTAGGGGAAAGCCACATTATCGAAGGCATATATATAGTGCAGGTCCGGCAACATCTGCCGGACCTCATCATAAACCGACAACCCGCCGACGCCAGAATCGAAAACCAGCACCGTCGGGCGGTCAGGAACTTGTGTTGTATCAGAAGGTATAGCTTCCAGTAAGGTTGTACTCACGTCCTGGTGTTTCGTAGCCATAAACCGTCTCGTAATCTTTATCAAAGAGGTTGGCAATTCTACCACGAACCGTCAGATGTGACGTTACCGGATATGACACAGCAAGATCCCAAAGACTCACACCACCCAGGCGTACATTTTCATTGGTGTTGTAATTCTTATCGTATCGTTCACCCAAATACTGATAATTGAGCGACCAGTCAAAATCAGCCACAGTCCAGTCGAGCTGATATTTCGCCTGTTGTTTAGCACGGCGTAATAAAATCTCGTTGGTCTCAGCATTGCGGGGATCCAAATATTCCAATGTGACCTGATGCCTCAACGGACCCGTATCGAAAGACCCGGTCCATTCAACACCCTTAATTGTTGCCTTATCGATATTGTAATAACCGAATTGCTGATTGTCGTAACTGATCATCTGATCGATGTCATTACGATAAGCAGACAAACGCCAGTTCAATGGTCCGGTCAGGCCTTCCAGCCCACCTTCCCATTCTTTACTTTCTTCAGGCTTAAGATCGGCATTACCGCCAAAACTGCCATATAACTGTCCCAGATTAGGCGCTTTAAACGCTGTTCCGTAAGACGCAATCAAACGGTAGCCGTCAATAAACTCCCAGGCAGCACTACTTTGCCAGGTGCCATGCGAACCAAACTGTGAATTATCGTCATTACGCACTGCGCCTTCAAAAGTGAAATCGCTCACTTTTTGCTGAGCTGTCGCGTACACACCCGTGTTTCGTTGGGTATAGCCATCGGTAATATAGTTTGTGCCTGGCTGAGTACTGAGTTTCTGCCAGTCAGCGCCAGCGCTGAGGGTTCCCTGCCCTACCTGGAAAGTGTTTCCCCATTGCAAATTGTATTGATCTGAATCGTCCAGCGTTGCAGAAGCGGAATAAGGACCGTATTTCGGGTCATAATTGTAGTCTTTAGTATTACTATAGCTTCCGCTGATTTGCGTCGAATAGATCCCTTGCTGGAAGCGCAACCCGGTATCGTAAGTCCGGCTGTACAACTGGCGTGTGTCAGGCAGCGCATCACTGTGTGCCGGATCTGCGTAACTGTATGTTCCGTCATAGGCCGTGCGGTTATCAAAACCGTATGCGCGGGCAAAACCGCTGAACTGGTCGTTGAACTGATGCTCAAGACCTGCCCAGAGCGTCTTACTCATGAAGCCATCACGATCGGGTTGACGCGGATCACCGTAATTATCCGGCAGATTCGCCACCACATCGGTACCTTTTGTATAGGTATAGTTCCCAGCTACCGTCAGAACAGTATTCTCACCGAGTTTCTGCTGCGTTGAGCCGTCATAAGCCTGATAGCCGTTTGAACCGATACCGGCTGTCAATGTCGTGCCTAATTTATCACGCGTGGTAATGATGTTAACCACACCCCCAATGGCATCGGAGCCATAAACTGCCGAGCGTGGGCCACGAATAAACTCAATACGCTGAACCAGAGAAATGGGAATCTGGCTGATATCCACCGCGCCGGAAATACCTGCCTGGTTAAGACGCACACCATCCATCAGCACCAATGTGTGGCTGGCATTCGTTCCGCGAACAAATAATGAGGTCTGCTGGCCCATTCCACCGTTCTGGGCAATATCCACGCCCGGTAAACGACGCAAAACATCAGCCACAGATTTTGACTGCCACCGGTCGATATCTGCGCGCGTGACGATATCCGTCGGCGCGAGTACTGAGGAAACGGGCTGTGGAAAACGGTTCGCGGTAACAACCAGATCATCACCACTGTTTGTGGAAGTGCTGTCTTGCGCCCACCCTGAAAAAGCCGTGACAGATAATGCCGTCAGCAGCACATGCTTTTTAATTGTCATGAATCGAGCATCCAAACTTAATTGGCGGATGCCGCAGAGGATCACCGACGGTATTTCGCGACGACGATGATTAATGCGACGTAACATCGGCAGGTCTTCGGACTTAGGATTTGCAGGCTAATTAATTACGTCGTAATTAATTAAAAAATACCCGCACCGGGCGATGACTTCCCATCTCCTCTTCTCTCTTGTCTTTATATAAAGAGGGAAAGAGAAAGAAGAAACAGTGTCTGCATAATAAAGAATGCTATCGCCGTGATTTCCCCATACCGCTGCGCGCCAGTTCCGGATTCACACCGGATTCCCTTTTAACTCAGTCAATGAGGCCGAAGCGCAATCCTACGATCAACCCATTTGGAAATCCAGACATCCGTAACGTCAGGTATGTTTTACCGGAAGAAATGCAACAAAGGTGGACATAGGAGTGACTTTCCCTACAATCCCCCGCAAAGTTTGTTCATTTACTTCCTGTTAGACGAGATAACCGATGACGCCTGAAAACCTGCCCATTGAACACTATGACGACCAGCTGGCGGAAAAGACCGCACGTCTCACGGCGATGATGTCGCCTTATAATGCGCCGCAGCCTGACGTTTTCCGTTCTCCTGTCAGCCATTATCGTATGCGCGCCGAATTCCGTGTCTGGCACGATGAAGGCGACCTGTACTACATCATGTTTGATCAGCAGACCAAAGCCCGTGTGCGTGTGGACCAGTTCCCGACCGCCAGCGAACTGATTAACCGCCTGATGCCTAAGCTTATTGCGGCCATCAAACAAGATCCGGCATTGCGCCGCAAGATCTTCCAGGTCGACTATCTGTCGACCCGCAGTGGCAAAATCATTGCCTCGCTGCTTTACCATCGTAAGCTTGATGACGAATGGCAGCAGGCTGCTACCGCCTTGCGCGACCAGTTGCGCGCTGACGGGTTTGACATCCAGCTGATTGGCCGTGCAGCCAAAACTAAAATCATGCTCGATCAGGATTATGTCGACGAAGTCCTTCCGGTGGCGGGCCGCGATATGATTTACCGTCAGGTGGAAAACAGTTTCACCCAGCCAAACGCTGAGATGAACATTCAGATGCTGGAATGGGCGCTGAAGGCCACGGAAAACTCGACCGGCGATTTGCTGGAACTTTACTGTGGTAACGGCAACTTCTCGCTGGCTCTGGCACGCAACTTTCGCCGCGTTCTGGCGACAGAAATCGCCAAACCTTCCGTCGCAGCCGCGCAATTCAACATTGCGGCGAACCATATTGATAACGTGCAGATTATCCGCATGGCGGCCGAAGATTTCACACAGGCGCTGAATGGCGTACGCGAATTCCGCCGTTTGCAGGATATTGATTTAAGCGGGTATGAATGCAACACCATTTTTGTCGACCCGCCGCGCAGCGGACTGGATGACGAAACAGTGAAGATGGTGGCAGGCTACGACCGTATTCTTTATATCTCCTGCAATCCGGAAACACTGTGCGCGAATCTGGAAACACTGAGCAAGACGCACCGCGTGACACGTCTGGCGTTGTTTGATCAGTTCCCGTATACGCACCATATGGAATCTGGCGTGCTGCTGGAAAAAATCTGACAGCGGATGAAAAAACAAAAACGGGCACCTTTTGAGTGCCCGTTTTTACTTCAGTCCGTTATCCGCAATACTACAGATAAACCCGCAGATATTCTGACAGACACAGGATCGCCATTGCCTGTCCGTAAGGCATTGAGGTCAGCGCGATTTCACGATAGAAATCGAGATCATTCCCCATCGCCGTTCCGAATGATGTTTGCGTCAGCTCCCCTGCCGGGTTGATGTGTTTGATCACCCCCTGAATGGCTTTCTCCGCCACCGGCGCATAAGACGCATCGATATAACGTTTACGCACGGCTTTCAGAATGCCATAGGCGAAACCGGCGGTCGCTGAGCTCTCAAGATAAGATTGCGGGTCATCAAGCAGCGTATGCCATAAACCGCTGTCATCCTGACATTTCGCCAGCGCACTGACCTGACTTTCCAGCACCTGCAATAAATAGCGACGGGTGGCGTTATTTTCCGGTAAATCCACCAGTTCGAGGAATTCCGGGATCGCGATGGTCAGCCAGCTGTTGCCACGCGCCCAGCGGGCCTGCGCAAAGTTATGATGTCCGTCGAACGTCCAGCCGTGGAACCACAGACCGGTCTCGCGATCCATCAGATACTGCACGTGCATCAGGAACTGATACGTCGCTTCTTCGACAAACTCCGGACGGTCCAGCAATTTGCCGATTTTCGCCAGCGGCAGCACGCTCATCATCAGTGTGTCGTCCCACATTTGCTGATGATTTTCGTTGTTATAAACGATGTGCTGCATCGCACCTTTATCAGTGCGCGGCATTTCATACATTACCCATTCCGCCCAGCGCTCCAGATAAGGGCGCCATGCCGCATTGCCGGTTTCCTCATAACGATAAGCCAGCGTCAGGAACGGGCTCATGGTATTGACGTTTTTGGTCGGCGTGCCTTCCGCCAGACGCGCGGTAAACCAGTCGTCGATCACCGCACGCATTTTTTCGTCACCAGTCTGCTGATAATACTGATAAATCCCGTAAAGTCCGATACCGTGCGTCCACTCCCAGCCTGCCCAGCCTTTGGTATCAATCACGCGGCCATCGTCCAACCGCAGCAGGAATTCACCGGTTTTATCTTCGATATTCACCAGATTGTTGGTCACGTTGTGGATCAGCGATTTCAGTTCCCCGCGAGAAATGAAATGTTCCGGCTGTCGCAGCAAGGCACTGTGTTTAACTTCAAAAACTTTCATGGCGTTCTCCTGTGAATTCAAAATTTATAAACGTCCCTGGACCGGCATTTCAGCGGTATTTTCACGGGTCAGCTTTTCGGGAGGCGGGTTATTGCGATGCAGATAACCGATGTTGTTATTGCCCCACAGAGATTCGTATTTCATTCCTGTCAGCATTTCGACCGTAGCCCGGTCTTCCGGCGTAATTTGCTCCGGTACGATACGGTTAGCATCACGCATTTTCTGCGTTTCGCGGGTCAGCACACCGTGCGTTTTCTGATTAAGACGGAAGAACAGGGAGATGGTGAAACCGATACTGAGCATCAGCAATGACCCGATCACCAGTACACCAAGAATGGTATGACCGACTGCCGGAACCTGCTGACTTTGCCCGGAAACGAACCCGGCAAGTTGCAAGATAATCCCTACCAGCATCACCGCACCGGCCTGTGATGCTTTGCGGGTCAGCGTCATCACGCCGGCGAAAATCCCTTCGCGGCGCTGACCGGTAATGGTTTCATCAACGTCAGCGATATAGGTGTAGATATTCCACGGCACGTAGTTGATCCCGCCACGGCCAAGACCGGCCAGCGCGGAAATCAGCAGCAGTAATGACATCGAATCATTCATACCGGTGTAATACAGCACGCCGTACGAGATAGCGGCCAGCCCGAACAGGGAAACAGCCAGACGATAAGATGGTGCAGGACCAAAGCGGATACACAGCGGGATCATGCCAATTACCGCCACGAATTGCAGGATGGCCATCATGCCCATCAGGTTGGAGGCAATTGCAGCACTTTGCATCAGCACGAACACGACGTAATAGGTGAAGACGGCATTAAACACGTCCTGCGCGATATACCCGCCAAGGTATAACCCCAGATGTTGACGGAAAATCTTGATGCGCAGCGTCGAGGATAATTCCACTTTCAGACGTTTCAGGCTTTGCGCCAGCGTCAGTTGCTGACGTTCGCGCTCAATTTTCTTCGTGGCTTCAGATTTGAGCTCTTCCGGTCTTTCCCAGGTAAAGAAATACACCAGTGTCAGAACGAATGCGCAAATTACCGCAAAGACCAGGCTCGAATAGAAGAAGGAAATGGCATTATCTTTGCCGAAATGCTGCAACAGAATCCCCGGCAGGAAGGCCGCCAGAATCGCTGACAACTGTGCCAGAGCGATACGGGCGCCGGAAAATTTAGTTTTCTGTTTGAAATCATCGGTCATTTCCGGCACCAGTGTTTCATACGGCACCAGAATCATGGTGTAGACGATATCGAACAGCAGATAGGTCAGCAGATAATAGACATATCCCATGTCTCCCACCCACATGA
The window above is part of the Rahnella aceris genome. Proteins encoded here:
- the murI gene encoding glutamate racemase; this encodes MATKHQDVSTTLLEAIPSDTTQVPDRPTVLVFDSGVGGLSVYDEVRQMLPDLHYIYAFDNVAFPYGEKSEEFIVERVVEIVTAVAKRHPLSIIVIACNTASTVSLPALRAKFSCPVVGVVPAIKPAAKLTRNGVVGLLATRATVQRPYTHDLVARFATDCQILMLGSAELVELAEAKLHGEEVSLAALKKILHPWLRLREPPDTVVLGCTHFPLLSQELSQVLPDGTRMIDSGSAIARRAHWLIETSHVPIPERKADVEIECVAYCMAMTAEAQSLLPVLQAYGFRSIQELPL
- the btuB gene encoding TonB-dependent vitamin B12 receptor BtuB produces the protein MTIKKHVLLTALSVTAFSGWAQDSTSTNSGDDLVVTANRFPQPVSSVLAPTDIVTRADIDRWQSKSVADVLRRLPGVDIAQNGGMGQQTSLFVRGTNASHTLVLMDGVRLNQAGISGAVDISQIPISLVQRIEFIRGPRSAVYGSDAIGGVVNIITTRDKLGTTLTAGIGSNGYQAYDGSTQQKLGENTVLTVAGNYTYTKGTDVVANLPDNYGDPRQPDRDGFMSKTLWAGLEHQFNDQFSGFARAYGFDNRTAYDGTYSYADPAHSDALPDTRQLYSRTYDTGLRFQQGIYSTQISGSYSNTKDYNYDPKYGPYSASATLDDSDQYNLQWGNTFQVGQGTLSAGADWQKLSTQPGTNYITDGYTQRNTGVYATAQQKVSDFTFEGAVRNDDNSQFGSHGTWQSSAAWEFIDGYRLIASYGTAFKAPNLGQLYGSFGGNADLKPEESKEWEGGLEGLTGPLNWRLSAYRNDIDQMISYDNQQFGYYNIDKATIKGVEWTGSFDTGPLRHQVTLEYLDPRNAETNEILLRRAKQQAKYQLDWTVADFDWSLNYQYLGERYDKNYNTNENVRLGGVSLWDLAVSYPVTSHLTVRGRIANLFDKDYETVYGYETPGREYNLTGSYTF
- the trmA gene encoding tRNA (uridine(54)-C5)-methyltransferase TrmA; amino-acid sequence: MTPENLPIEHYDDQLAEKTARLTAMMSPYNAPQPDVFRSPVSHYRMRAEFRVWHDEGDLYYIMFDQQTKARVRVDQFPTASELINRLMPKLIAAIKQDPALRRKIFQVDYLSTRSGKIIASLLYHRKLDDEWQQAATALRDQLRADGFDIQLIGRAAKTKIMLDQDYVDEVLPVAGRDMIYRQVENSFTQPNAEMNIQMLEWALKATENSTGDLLELYCGNGNFSLALARNFRRVLATEIAKPSVAAAQFNIAANHIDNVQIIRMAAEDFTQALNGVREFRRLQDIDLSGYECNTIFVDPPRSGLDDETVKMVAGYDRILYISCNPETLCANLETLSKTHRVTRLALFDQFPYTHHMESGVLLEKI
- the bglB gene encoding beta-galactosidase BglB, giving the protein MKVFEVKHSALLRQPEHFISRGELKSLIHNVTNNLVNIEDKTGEFLLRLDDGRVIDTKGWAGWEWTHGIGLYGIYQYYQQTGDEKMRAVIDDWFTARLAEGTPTKNVNTMSPFLTLAYRYEETGNAAWRPYLERWAEWVMYEMPRTDKGAMQHIVYNNENHQQMWDDTLMMSVLPLAKIGKLLDRPEFVEEATYQFLMHVQYLMDRETGLWFHGWTFDGHHNFAQARWARGNSWLTIAIPEFLELVDLPENNATRRYLLQVLESQVSALAKCQDDSGLWHTLLDDPQSYLESSATAGFAYGILKAVRKRYIDASYAPVAEKAIQGVIKHINPAGELTQTSFGTAMGNDLDFYREIALTSMPYGQAMAILCLSEYLRVYL
- a CDS encoding MFS transporter, with the translated sequence MKTRKIGFFNYIAYGSGDFLGAGTTALTAAWLLYFYTTFCGLSPIEATFIFATARVADAVLSPLMGYLTDNFGNTWLGKRFGRRKFFILLGIPCVFSYSFMWVGDMGYVYYLLTYLLFDIVYTMILVPYETLVPEMTDDFKQKTKFSGARIALAQLSAILAAFLPGILLQHFGKDNAISFFYSSLVFAVICAFVLTLVYFFTWERPEELKSEATKKIERERQQLTLAQSLKRLKVELSSTLRIKIFRQHLGLYLGGYIAQDVFNAVFTYYVVFVLMQSAAIASNLMGMMAILQFVAVIGMIPLCIRFGPAPSYRLAVSLFGLAAISYGVLYYTGMNDSMSLLLLISALAGLGRGGINYVPWNIYTYIADVDETITGQRREGIFAGVMTLTRKASQAGAVMLVGIILQLAGFVSGQSQQVPAVGHTILGVLVIGSLLMLSIGFTISLFFRLNQKTHGVLTRETQKMRDANRIVPEQITPEDRATVEMLTGMKYESLWGNNNIGYLHRNNPPPEKLTRENTAEMPVQGRL